Proteins from a single region of Harmonia axyridis chromosome 4, icHarAxyr1.1, whole genome shotgun sequence:
- the LOC123677874 gene encoding uncharacterized protein LOC123677874: protein MMDLLSDSVTYKPLKSDPTIKIQVESNKLVKHLETCLLITDSEGKKLRKYNSIPPKIYGLVKVHKVGYPLRPVVSCCNAPTYNISKFLCAMLGKIRPLFSYSIKNSVDLISRIGTIPDIPEGYVLISVDVKSLFTNIPQDLVIRLLHENWPVFKNFIDIPLDIIVAIVNFVFKNSYFQYNRKFYAQVRGSAMGNPASPILAELIMNNLIKFVLLSLDFFIPFIFVYVDDIIMAVPRDKIEIVLRIFNSFHCDLQFTHEIEENGRIPFLDVWIIREGGHLKTDLYSKPIASHRTLHFSSLHTTSQKIAIIKSIRHKILDMSHESFHTKNFIEQATLLIQNGYPRSLVSRIFHTSTPMVTPSCPPDSDGADKKYNKLIYIPGLSQRLIKVMRNSSSIIVSYYNKTVRKLFSQLKDRDPDYRQSGLVYRVNCKDCTGTYIGQTRQYFGTRIKQHQSDCMKQSNTTALAQHAMSEGHQFDFDDAKILTRENNWFKRNFKEMLFIKRHPNSINARSDIGSLNIVYSNLIKEIKL, encoded by the coding sequence atgatGGATTTGCTTTCAGATTCTGTAACGTATAAGCCTCTTAAATCGGACCCAACAATCAAGATCCAGGTTGAATCTAACAAACTTGTCAAACATTTAGAAACTTGTTTGCTAATAACAGATAGTGAAGGAAAAAAGTTGAGAAAGTATAATTCCATTCCCCCTAAAATTTATGGTCTAGTTAAAGTTCATAAGGTAGGTTATCCACTGAGACCGGTAGTATCTTGTTGTAATGCACCTACATATAATATTTCGAAGTTTCTTTGCGCTATGTTGGGAAAAATCAGACCCTTATTCTCGTACTCGATTAAAAACTCTGTCGATCTCATTTCTAGAATTGGTACTATACCAGACATTCCTGAGGGGTATGTCTTGATAAGCGTGGATGTGAAATCTCTTTTTACGAATATTCCCCAAGATCTAGTGATACGGTTGTTACATGAAAACTGGCCTGTATTCAAGAATTTTATAGATATTCCTCTAGATATCATCGTTGCGATAGTCAACTTTGTGttcaaaaatagttattttcagtATAATCGAAAATTTTATGCACAGGTCAGAGGCTCGGCTATGGGAAACCCGGCTTCACCGATTTTAGCTGAATTAATTATGAACAATCTCATCAAGTTTGTTCTGTTGTCATTGGACTTTTTTATACCTTTTATCTTTGTCTATGTTGATGACATAATCATGGCGGTCCCTCGTGATAAAATAGAAATTGTTTTGAGAATTTTTAACAGCTTTCATTGTGACCTACAATTCACacatgaaattgaagaaaatggtAGAATTCCGTTTTTGGATGTCTGGATCATAAGAGAGGGCGGACACTTGAAGACCGATTTATACTCTAAGCCTATTGCTTCTCACAGAACATTACATTTCAGTTCGTTACATACCACATCCCAAAAAATTGCAATAATCAAATCCATAAGACATAAGATCCTCGATATGTCTCACGAGTCATTccatacaaaaaattttatagagcAAGCAACTTTACTCATTCAGAATGGGTACCCGAGAAGCCTTGTTAGTAGAATTTTTCACACTTCTACTCCTATGGTGACTCCTAGTTGTCCACCTGACTCGGATGGTGCTGATAAAAAGtacaataaacttatttatataCCGGGATTAAGCCAGAGGTTGATAAAAGTTATGAGGAATTCGTCATCAATTATCGTCTCATATTATAATAAGACCGTCAGAAAACTATTTTCCCAACTTAAGGACAGGGATCCGGATTACAGGCAATCGGGTTTGGTTTACAGAGTCAATTGTAAAGATTGTACAGGTACATATATCGGACAAACTAGACAGTATTTTGGTACCAGGATTAAACAACATCAATCAGATTGCATGAAACAATCCAACACAACTGCGCTTGCACAGCATGCCATGTCTGAGGGACATCAGTTTGATTTTGATGACGCGAAAATTCTGACCAGGGAGAACAATTGGTTCAAACGTAATTTCAAAGAGATGCTCTTCATCAAGAGACACCCGAATTCAATCAATGCGCGGTCTGATATAGGTTCACTGAACATCGTATATTCGAACCtgattaaagaaataaaattataa